The genomic segment GAAAGTTTGGTAGATTCAGCAACACTCGAGAGATGTACCGTAGGAAGTCTTACGCTTGGTCGGAAAGCAACGCTCAGACTCGACACAAGCCTTTCGCAGCTGTCAGTCCACTGCAATTACCTTTCCCCGGATCCCCTTACCTGCGCTGCCGGACAAGTCACAGTTGGACTGCTTATCTCGACTTCATGCTTTCTCTTATCCACAAATCAGAACATCAGACAATTGACAGGAATTGTCCCGACTCGATCTCACCCCAATGTCTCTCTGGCATGCTTCTACGCTCCCTCATTACACGTCGTCTCACCGCTCAACTTGACCTCACCTCAACACCACCCATCCAAGACACCTCGCAACCTGCATCACGGATCGTGGCCTCTCTCCTGACGACCGAACACCCCTGCCGTATGGAGCCTTGCCCTCCTCTTGTCCCAATACAGCCTCGCTTCTGGTCCCAACTGCCGCCCGTTGGGCCAACTCATCTCACCCACACCATCCTCAGCCTGCATCcacacgcacacacacacacacacacacacacacacacacacacacacacacattcaCTCACACGCCTCTGCTGTCATGTCCACCGCTCCAATCTTCCGCCGACCTTGATTTTCGTCCTTATAGTTGTCTGGGGAAAGCTTCCGTGGCCCCGCCGCGGCGAGGGCTAAGTTACAAAACCTGCGCGACGCTTAAGCGCTTAGCCTGACTGAGCTCAAGCTGTATGATCCGGCCCTCGCGGAAAGTGTCGTCCGTGATCCGGAATTAAGAATCCAGAAAGACTTATGGTAGGCATCGAAAGACTGCCATTGTCTACACTACCAGGACACTTCAAGCAGGTACAGAATTTGGATACACACGCAAACACTGCTTCAATCGGAATCCGCTCTACTCTCATCTCTCGCTTTGGCCTTTTTTGCGCTCGCCCATCTTCTAGCAGGCCCCAGTCCCTCACGATGATGATTGACTTAGAAAAGACTCGCTTTTCAGAGCAGCAGCCGGTAGCGGGATGTAGCGTAAGCCACCACGCGTGGCAGCATTTGGGCAGCCCGGGGTCTAGGAGATCGACTCGCTCTCGGTCCTCAACGGGAAAAATGCTCGTTCTGGCCGGTATGGCCGTCCAACCTTGCAGCTCTCAATGCGCCGCTACCATGTGTCAGGCCCACGCTTCGGTGAGCGTACCGGCGCCGTTCTATGCCAGTCATGAGGGAAGGAAAACGCACAGACATCTCTGGATGGCCCATACCACGCTGGAATTGACGGCGCATGCGACTGGACGTCAACCTACACATGACGGTAGCATTCTCTACATCATCATTCCCAGAACTGGACCTCCAAGGCGTTGCACGCAAGCTGAAGGAAGCTGGCCGACTGTCTTACACATGCGCTGGCTGAACCGCAGCGAGCAAAAGGAAACAGCCGGCTGCCCCCTCCAACTCGTGCTTCCGTGCGCCAGCTGCATATTATTATCTGGGGTTTTCCAAAGGACCACTCATTTGCTGGTTCGTCTCGTCTGCCCACCCCCCTACCGCTGTAACTTGTAACTTGTGATGAGTTGCGCTGCACCTCGCATCAAGTAGCCCGACATGCTCCGTGCTTTCTGCCGTGTAACAACGGCACAGGATGTCACTACAGTATAGCTCATCTTCTTCGAGCCTTTCTCAACATTGGTCACTTCCGAAGGCTGAAGGAACGCGCCAACTTTCACCACCTTTTCGAGAAGAAGCGAGGGTTCCAACGACGGTCACACAACTACCGGGCCAGAGCAGCATACGCATTTTCTGAAAGTCGCAGTCTTACGCTTCGAGAAACAAGTGGTTTTCTATTCTTTAGTGCCAATAATTGACAGCGGAAAGTCTCAAAGTAATCGATGTTTTCGCAGCCTCCAACAAGCACGGCGGCACGGTCACAACGACACCCTGGAAATACCAAGACAAACCGGCCCTCAATTAGCCGCGCCGGTCCGAAATGCCTCCATCGTCCGCACTCCCGAGGTCCACATCGGACCATCAAGGCATCTTTCATCTCATCTTTTCCACTTGTGTCCATTAAAACCGGCCAAGAGACACCTACAATTGACCACCAGCCGGGCGCTAGAAATGGTCTCCACCAAAGCCAACACACGATGGGGAGGATAATACCCAATGCTCAGTAGAAAGTCTTCGGCGTATGTTCACCGAGCATGTCCACACCAGAGTTTGTTTTCTGCTTCATTTCCGGTGACCGGAACGTTGGTTGAAATAAGTCTAGCAAGGGTCTCATCATCCGCCGTTGCAAAAGACAAGGATTCGCAATCCCAGCGAGCTGGCTGGGTTCATGGGCCTCGATTTACCCGGCCACTCTTTTCTCTTGGGATTGATCACAAGGAGAAAGTTCGGACCATTGATCATGCTCACTGAAGTTCCCAGACGGCCGAGCATTCGTGTTCTGCCAGCATCGAAACATCAACCGTGGATACTGATTTTTGGCTGATGTTGCTGGCTAGGTACTTCAGTATGCTGTCATGGCGATCCCATGGGCCATTACACTCTGACTGCCTGGCATAGTCTTAATTTCTCCCGTCACCATCACATGGTAGCATGAGGTAAAGATACTGCGCGGCCTCGCCCGCCCGCTGAGCGCGCTGTCATCTTTAATGCCTGTACTCTGTACTCCGTATCACACAATACGACGGCAACTTTCGCAGGAGAATGCTGTGGGTTGGGCCACGCTCATCCTTTTTCTTCGCGAAAAACTCCATACAGATACCCCAGAGACGCAGAGACGGCCGCCGCCCCCTCCACCCTCCCTTACCGCTGTGCCGTCCCACGACCCCCAACCCCGGACGCAGAAAAGAGGAGGGCTGCTGACCAACAACCCCGGTTCGAAATCTCACACCGAGACGGGAGTCCCCGGAACCGGTCAGCGCTATGGAGGAAGGATGTCATTCCCGCCCGCTCTCCCTTCCCCCCCATGTGACGGTGACATGCCATGTCGAGTTGTCGATGAAGGCGTGAAACGGGCGCAAAGCGCCTCGCTATCGACGCCGGGGACAAGGGGAAACGTGATTTTGGGGTTTGACCGTTTGCAGTAGTCGCTTCTTCACTGCCCTTCAGGGGCACAGAGGCGCAGACTGGGGGGGCAGGATTTCCATCGCATCCCGAGGTCTCTTGCCGGCCGAGGGTTGGTACGTCTGAAGTCGGTCCGACATCATCATGTTGGCTTCCTCTTCCCTCTCGCCTTCGAGATGTAGCAGCCATGCTAGACGATGTCTTCCTCCATGCCTCGGATTCGGCGACATGGCGACAACCCGCCAACCCGGGGACAAGTTATGTGAATCCGTCGTTGTCGTTACTACTAATCACTCCATCCCCCCCAAGCCTGGCCCATCCCATCACATCACATCCGTCCATCGCCTCTCTCTTGCGAAAGAAAACGGCCGATTCCGTGGAAATACGAGCTATCATAAATCAGGGAACACCAGAAGCGCCAGGAATCGAAGCCGATCGCCCGCTTTTTTTCGCTGAAGAATTCAATGTTTTCCCCTCCCCCTTTCCCCCTTGCCTCTTTTCTTTGACCCTGTCCCTTCTATCCGGATCCTACCGGTTAGTGAGAGTTGCCTTTTTGTGGTTGGTCCATAGGAttaggtgaggtgaggtaagGAACGTAAGAAATAATTGGAATGAATGGAACGAAGCGTGGCCCAGTTTACTAGATTTCAGCTGTAAGCCGGGTATCATGAGAGGGAGGCCGCTCGAGCTGAATAAACTTGATCCCTTCTCTACTCCAGCTATTGGGGGAAGATGGGCCAAGTTATGTGAGATGATGTCCGGTCGGGTCAAACTACATACAGTACCTTGGGACGTCAGAATATCAAGGCGCTGACTTAGGTTGAGTGTGGTTTTTTTCTTGGACCGCATTGGGGCCATGGCGTTTCGTCCGTCCCATTGCTTGCCTCTACACATTTGCAGATTATGCTGAGCTTCATTGGAACAAACGCGCGATAATAGTAAAAGCAGTCCAATGgtaaaagggggaaaaagctAACCTAACTTTGTTGGGACCATTATCAGCGCAACCTCTGCACACACTTTCGCAACAGACTGCGTTCTCATGGTGATGCTCCTTTTTCTTGCTCTTATAGAGGAAGGGTATATATGTACTTCATAGGTAGCCATCTGGTCCGCTCTAGGCGGACGGGGGGCTCACGTAAACCGCAACTACTCCTATGATATCTCTTTCCTTCTCGTCACGAAAATACCATCATAACTCGAAGTCCTTCTTGGACTCTCTTCTGCCCTCGAGGCTTCGTCGACCTGGAGCCGTTGGTTATGACCCGGAATCATTGAACCTCCCTCATCGCCTCAGAATACTCCTACAATTTCCATCACCGGGCCATATACGCTTGCTTCCTCCTGCTCAGTCAATGCTGGCCCCCCCTTTCCCCCTTTCTCCCAAATCATAACGCCTGGTAATGCTGTTGCTTGCTTTGGTATACAAGTTATCGAAATTACACATGCTATGCCGCCACAGTCTGCCGATTAAATCATAATTGTTTATGTCCTTTCAACCTTTCcataagaagaaaaaaaggggtatCTCCGTGCTTCATCCCCGGCCGTTAATCCAgtcgtcttcctcttccGTCAAGTGAAGTAAACCCGGCATGCGTCACTCAATCGGTCGACGAGTCCTCAACCTCCAGCCTCTTAGCTGCGGGTTCGCTGTCCCCGTCACTGTCCTCGACATCGTACTTTTCCTGCCACAATTTGCGCAGCACCTGGTACAGGAACAAGTACTGCGACTCAGCCTGGACCATGCTGCGGCGCTGCTCGCGGAGGGCATCGACGGTCGCAAAAATAAGGTCGTCGCCCTCGCCGGCACCATCGTAGTCGTCAAGCGCGCCCTCGTCGAGCTCGCGCATCAAGTGCTCCAGAGTGATGAAAGTGCCCGTTCGTCCTACACCCGCGCTGCAGTGGATGATGCGCGGGTTCTCCGAGGTCGTGTTGTACTCGCGCGACAGCCGCATGAGCGTGAAGAAACTGGACAAGTCGTCGACGGCGGGGACGCCAAAGTCGGGCCATTTGGTGTAGAGTAGGTGCCAGACTATGcggtcctcttcctcgtcgcctACGCGCAGCAGGAGCTTGCGCACCTCAATGGCGCCGTTCTCGAGGGACAGGAGAGAGTCAAAGGTCAGCGTAGCGCTCCAGCCATCGCTCCAGCCGTCCATCTCGTTGATGACCCAGGGTTCGTGCTCTTCGTCCATTGGCAGGTAAGGGTAGCATTTCACCTGGTTGTTCTCGTAGAAGCTGGTGAGCTGTACGATGACGACGGGATCTGTGAGTTGCTCCGCAATCATGCGCCAGACAAAGTCTAGGGAGTTCTCTGTCGGACCCTGCATCGCAATGTAGCGCAAGGGAGGGAGCTCCTTATTCGAGGGAGAAGAGAGGGATATCGTCGAGGCGTTGACGTAGTCGAGCTCTTCTGCAGGCACGCGCAGTTTTATGCGGTTGTGGTTCCAGGGCTTGATGTTGAAGTAACGATCTTGCAGGCCTCTGCGCATGTCAACCTGCTTGTAAGAGCCCCATTTCGTGGTCTCGTCAGCATTGGGAGCCATGCCGGCAGCCAGACGGATGCGTTCCTGCCATACTAGCTCCTGGAACTTATTGTCTAAATCTGCAGGGATCCCAGCAGTTAGTTCCCGACCGGCGCCTCCCAGTCTGCGACGAGACGGAGGTTTCGTACCTGGTACGGAAAGGTTCAAGAAGGCCGGTATTCTCGGCTTGGGCCTGAAGCTTTCGTGGCTGCTCTTCCCGGACGAGGCCGAGTCGTCTTTGCTGCCAGCgccaacaccaccaccactgccATCCTTATCTTTTGGCCTCGGGGACGAGGTGATGCCGTCGTGGGAGACGATCGCGGGGGGCGGCGACTGCGGCAGGGAGGCCGGAGGAGGGGATCGTAAGCGCTTGCCGGAGCTGCGCAGGTGCAGACCGCGGAAAGCGGACTTGCGCAGGCCGGGCTTGGTCGGGGTCGGGGACCGGCCGCCAGTGACGGTGACGGTTGTGGAAGGGTATATTTGCTGAGGCGGCTGTTGTTCGTCGATGCCGTTTCGGGACGGAGAGGTCTTTACGTCTGTGGTGGAGATTGTCGGGATCTTTGGTTTTCTGCGAAACTTGGGGAGGTGGTCCATTTTGAACCCAGCTACCGTAGTACGAGACGTGGCGAAGGAGCGTCGGGTGAAGCGAAGTGGACGAGTCGGATGGAGCGGTGGGAAAGCGACGAGACGCAAGGCAACGAGAAGGGAGTACGTTTGCTCAACAGTGAGGCTGACGAGCGTGAAGTTGTGGTTTTGCAGCGGCTGGCTGGGGGCGTGGCGCGAAGGGTTCGGGTTGGTTATGTACTATGGCCGTGAGCCTGTGAGGTAGGCAGGAATGTCGTCAGGGTTTTTTTTGGCAGGCAGGGCGCGGGCGAAGGGCGGCACACGGCGGGCACCCTACAGGAAAGTCTTACTTTTTTTGGAATTCGGGGGCGGCCCAGCAGGTCGGGCAGCTGCAGCAAGTACTCCGTGAGGTACCTTAACGAGCAACAAGCAAGCGGCCCAGCAGCAGCTTTAAGCGCGGGTTGGGGTAAGACGTTCGGAGTATTAAGGGGAATTTCGTCCTTCTTGTTGGTTGGCTTGTGTCGTCCAAAAGGGGATGGAcgtgtgtgcgtgtgtgtgtaAGGTGTGTTTATGCACGTGTGAGAGAGTTAGAGTCAGAGAGACTGTGTGAGAGCGTGAGAGAGAGGGGTGGCTGAAGGATGAAGTTTTGTTGTGAGGAAGAGTCGTGCGTTGGGCGTCGTGATAATTAAACAGCAAGTACGGAGTATGGAgctaaagaagaagaagaagaagagtggtccgtagtaataataaagtagtagtgGTGGGTGGTGGTAAGGAGAGA from the Colletotrichum lupini chromosome 3, complete sequence genome contains:
- a CDS encoding protein-tyrosine phosphatase, encoding MDHLPKFRRKPKIPTISTTDVKTSPSRNGIDEQQPPQQIYPSTTVTVTGGRSPTPTKPGLRKSAFRGLHLRSSGKRLRSPPPASLPQSPPPAIVSHDGITSSPRPKDKDGSGGGVGAGSKDDSASSGKSSHESFRPKPRIPAFLNLSVPGTKPPSRRRLGGAGRELTAGIPADLDNKFQELVWQERIRLAAGMAPNADETTKWGSYKQVDMRRGLQDRYFNIKPWNHNRIKLRVPAEELDYVNASTISLSSPSNKELPPLRYIAMQGPTENSLDFVWRMIAEQLTDPVVIVQLTSFYENNQVKCYPYLPMDEEHEPWVINEMDGWSDGWSATLTFDSLLSLENGAIEVRKLLLRVGDEEEDRIVWHLLYTKWPDFGVPAVDDLSSFFTLMRLSREYNTTSENPRIIHCSAGVGRTGTFITLEHLMRELDEGALDDYDGAGEGDDLIFATVDALREQRRSMVQAESQYLFLYQVLRKLWQEKYDVEDSDGDSEPAAKRLEVEDSSTD